The following are encoded in a window of Actinomycetota bacterium genomic DNA:
- a CDS encoding DUF2437 domain-containing protein: MRVVRVRVEDDARYGLADDSVITLISDEPFAAWEPDGTIPLATAKLLPPVTPTKVVCVGLNYRRHAEEMGDAIPANPVLFMKPATAVIGPAHDICIPEGVGRVDHEAELAIVIGRRTHRVSAEEAPHHILGYTCANDVTARDVQKADGQWTRAKSYDTFCPLGPWIETDVDDPGDLTVECYLNGELKQSSSTSDMIWGPHELVSFISGVMTLLPGDVVLTGTPGGIGPMNAGDTVEVRISGVGSLVNPVV; encoded by the coding sequence GTGAGGGTAGTCCGTGTCCGGGTCGAGGACGACGCCCGCTACGGGCTCGCCGATGACTCGGTCATCACGCTCATCTCCGACGAGCCGTTCGCGGCGTGGGAGCCGGACGGCACGATCCCGCTCGCCACGGCGAAGCTGCTGCCGCCCGTCACGCCCACGAAGGTCGTGTGCGTGGGGCTGAACTACCGCAGGCACGCCGAGGAGATGGGCGACGCGATCCCGGCGAACCCCGTGCTGTTCATGAAGCCCGCGACCGCGGTCATCGGGCCGGCGCACGACATCTGCATCCCGGAAGGCGTGGGCAGAGTCGACCACGAGGCCGAGCTCGCGATCGTCATCGGCCGCCGTACGCACAGGGTCTCGGCCGAGGAGGCGCCGCACCACATCCTCGGCTACACGTGCGCCAACGACGTCACCGCACGCGACGTGCAGAAGGCCGACGGCCAGTGGACGCGGGCCAAGAGCTACGACACCTTCTGCCCGCTCGGGCCTTGGATCGAGACCGACGTCGACGACCCGGGCGACCTGACCGTCGAGTGCTACCTGAACGGCGAGCTGAAGCAGTCCTCGTCGACCTCGGACATGATCTGGGGCCCGCACGAGCTTGTCAGCTTCATCAGCGGGGTGATGACGCTGCTGCCCGGCGACGTGGTGCTCACGGGCACGCCGGGGGGCATCGGA
- a CDS encoding citramalate synthase, producing TEATIKIHVAGQRFIATAEGNGPVNALDRALRIGIGRFYPHLADIELTDYKVRVLDEKKGTGAVTRVLIVSDDGVKDWGTVGVSENIIEASWEALVDSIHYGLSHPREDGPDPADDAPQPD from the coding sequence TGACCGAGGCCACCATCAAGATCCACGTCGCCGGCCAGCGCTTCATCGCCACCGCCGAGGGGAACGGCCCCGTGAACGCGCTCGACCGCGCGCTGCGCATCGGGATCGGCCGGTTCTACCCGCACCTGGCCGACATCGAGCTCACTGACTACAAGGTCCGCGTCCTCGACGAGAAGAAGGGCACCGGCGCGGTGACGCGCGTGCTCATCGTCTCCGACGACGGGGTGAAGGACTGGGGCACGGTCGGCGTGTCCGAGAACATCATCGAGGCGTCGTGGGAGGCGCTCGTCGACTCGATCCACTACGGCCTCAGCCATCCGCGCGAGGACGGCCCGGACCCCGCGGACGACGCGCCGCAGCCGGACTGA